The genome window CCAGTCCACCTCAACATAATCGTCCTCGGTAAATCCTTTGGATTCGCGCTTGGGAAGCTTCCCAAGAATCACCCTCTGGTTGGGGTCGAGAAAAACTTCTTCTCCTTCTTTCAGGGAGGCTATGTCCAGGTCTGCATGACTGAGGGCGATGGTTTCCGATCCGGCGCTGGTGCCGGAAACAAGCCACTGACCATTGGCGAGTTTACTGGTGATTTTTACCAACGGACCCTGCTCGGGCAAAGGAAGTTTTTGGATGGCAACGAAGCCTTCATTGAGCGCCACTTGGTCTCCGGTTTTCAGCGAACCGTTTTCCACCAATTCCGGCGCAACCGCGGCTTGATATTCCGTACCGCCGACCACCAGCCGATAAAGCCCGTTCTCGCCTTCGCCAAGAATGGTACCGATGCGGTGCGCGGGAGACTTTAATTTTTCAACGGCTTCCTCAAGTGTCTTGACCTTCAGGGACATTTGCTGAACCGCTTGCTGGGAGTGAAACAGCGCATCGCGCAGATCAAAAATCTTTTCCTGCAAATGCGGCTGGGAAGAGGTTTCCTCCAGAATCTGATCGATCAGCTCAATAATGTGGGTTTGGTCGCCCATTAGAAAAACCTTTTATAAAAGAGAATTATTAAGGGCACCTCAAAAAATTATGGACTATGAGCCAACACCTTATTCAAGGGGTTGGCGATTGCATAAGTCAAAAATATCAATTTTAGGAGGACTCTTTAATTGTATGTCTAAAAAAAATTAAACGTCAAATCTATTTATCAACAAGAAACAGCGGTTTTTTGCCGGTTCTATTCAGCGTTCGGAACCTCGAACGAGGATGTTCGCACTTCCCGTTTTCAACCGTTTCTTGACCTCGGGAAGAAAATCGGTTGTCTGTAATTCATCAAACATGGTAAAAAAAGAGTTACGCAAGGGTAATAACTAATTATGGTCCGCCTGCGATTATCTACATCCGCAAACTCTCACGGTTTCCTTAACTCAATGTTTTCAGCCCAAAACAAACCTTTTATCGATAAATGCATCCTTAGCTTCAGCCATAACAAGGCAGCCTCCAGGATTGAAGCCAACCGCATGAGCATCGAAAAAGCTCAACGTGAAATCGCCGCAGGGAAAAAAGGCATCAGTCACCTGATTTTACGCGCCGAGGATGATGAAATCGACCAGCTCAAATTTCTGTTCCTCATTCACGGCATTCCCATAATGTGCTATGCGCTGGCAAACCTGCTTCAGTCCAGTCTCAAGGAAATTGTGGTCATCGGTTCCCCCGAGGTAGAAAAAGTACTGATCCGGTTCCTGGAAGTCGTCCCGACCTCAGATAAAAAAATTATCTTTGCCCATGAAGATCTGGACAACCTGAGCCTGATCAACACCATGCGCTTGGGTCGGCGTAAACTAACGATCGCGCCCAATGAATTGATTCTGTTTCAACCGGGGGATCTGCCTTTCATGTATGATTTGGAAAAGGTCCTCCAGGATAAAGACATTGAACATACCAATCTGATCCTATGGCTGAATTCGAAACAAAAAATGTTCCCTCGCCACCAGGAGGACCCGGACAGCGAATTTGTACAGCGCAACTATCATTATCGCGCCATCTATGAATATATCAATGAATTACACGACATTAAAGAACCAAATGTCTACCCCATCAATCTTACGGAAGTGAATCCCGATATTATCAACCATTTGCATTCTTCCAGAAAAGACGGAAAGATCCTGCGGGCGGGGGTCAAGCAGGCATTGGGGTTGCCCCGACGGTTCCTGAAACTGCTTCCAGTGATGGCGGATCATTTCATCCGCTTCGGGCCCAATCTCAAACGGTTCCGGGCAAAGGATGAGTATCAGTTTGGAATGCACGCAAAAAATTTCCAAAAAGGCGCTTCCATCCTGCTCAATACGGCTTTCAAGGCCAAGTTGCATGCGGACCCTTCCTTCGTTAGCGATGTGGATGCGCTTGAAGATTGGGAAGACTTTGAATCGCTCACGCAATATGCCGACAATTTACATGGGAAAGATGGCCTCGCGCACATTCATCCGTTTGGCGGCGAACTGCTTCGGTTCAGAGAACAGGGCATGCCGAAATTGAAAAAGGAACTGCCCATGTACCACGATTTCCCTGCATACATTAACCGCATTCACCAAGCCCTGCAGATGAAATATATGCCTTTCGATTCCCAAGGGAATTACATTTCCCCGAATGCGAATAACTCCAGAACAAAAATTGCGTACCATTGGTACAAAAGAAATTGCGAGGAATTAAAAATTCAAAACCGGCAGGAAACCTGAAGCATCCATGCCCCATTTTCAGGCTGTACCTGGAATAATACACTTTAAGGCATCTCTAAAAATTAGTTTATTACAGGAAATCGAACATTGTACAAGGATTTTTTGTATCAGTGGCATGGGCTTTCTAGCCCGTGCGGACAGGCTGGAAAGGCGGAATTAAATTCCGCACTTCCGTATAACCTTTAAGGGCAGGTCGCCTGTTCCACTAAAACAAAGCCATCTCCCTAAATTGACGATTAGGAGCATTTAGTCAATTTTTAGAGATACCCTTTAGCGACCACCTTCCCTTTTCTATGAAAAACAAACTGTAATTCCGCCCCTTATTTTCTATGAAAACTACGACCAATCAGGCGTCTGACCTTATTTGCACCTGGTTTTGAACCGCAGCAGGGAAGAAACCTTACAAACTTGCGCTGGCAGGGATTAACAGGTAAATTGGTGATATGAACATGGCTTTCTTGAGAGAAACTTCATTCAAATGAAATCAGGCTCCGCCATAAACTTGGCAGATATGGGAGCGATTCCTTCGGAACGGTTCTGGTTGCACAAAAGTCTTCTGAACCAGACCCGGTTGAACCGATTTGTCTTGTACTCCTTAATCATCCACATTGTATTTCTGCTCCTGTATTGGCTGATGCCCGCCCCATCCCCTGTTACGCCCCCCAACCCGATTCACGTTAAATTTGTTGAACCTGAAAAATCCAAGAGCGAACTGGAAAAGGGGACCATAATCGACGCCCCTGAACCCAAAAAAATCGAAAAACCCAAAACATCGGAATTGCGTGCCAGTCATGACAGCCGGGCACAATCTAATATTAAAAATTCACCGGACAAAGAATACCGGCGAAAAAAAACCGCGGTTCCCAAATCATCAGGGGTCCCCACGGCAGACAAAAAATTACCGACTCCCCCTCAAAAAAAGATCAGCCGTTCCATAGCAAAGAAAAAAGCCGTAGAAAGCAAACAGTCATTTCCGATAACAGAACGAGGCATCTTTGTCCCCTTGGCTCAGGACGAACCGCAAAACGAAAGTGAATCCAGTTTAAACGCGGGAACCAAGGGAGCGCTGTCCCTGCTGGATGGATTCGATCCTGACAAATACGCGTCCCTGGACACGAAAACTGAAAACCTGGAAGATTCCGACAGCGGCGAAGACGTTTCCCTCGACACCACGGAGACGCAATACGCTTCTTACTTCACCAGGATCAAACACCAGATTGAACGCGTATGGACCTATCCCAGTGAAGCGGCGCAAAGAGGAATCAGCGGCAGACTCACCCTGAGATTCCGAATTTCAAAGGACGGAAACCTTGTCAGCGCCCGGGTGGTCGACAAATCAGGCCATGAAATTCTTGATTTTGCCGCCATCAAGGCCGTCAAAGAGGCGGCGCCCTTTTACCCCTTTCCGGCCAATATTAAAAAGGACCAACTATCTATCCTGGCCACGTTTATCTATAGCCCAACCTACGGATTATTAAAGAACTAATAAAAGATTTTCTTTCCCAATGGACTCAATACGGCAAGCTGTTATTTTACTGTCCCCCCTCTCCTCGGGCTACCGGATCCTGTTTGAAAAGGATATTGCCGGTCTGAAAATATTCCAGCGACTGCTCCTGACGCTGCAACGCGCGGGAATTGACGAGTTTATTATTTTATCAAAACACCTGCCGGAAGAAGAACGGTTCAAGATCGACAACAGCCTGAGAAATGATTTCCGTTTTAAAGGAAATTTGACCTGGACCGACCAAAAGCGGTTTTTGCAGAAAGAGGATGATGCGTCACTTAGAAACCTTGAAAATTCCACCGGATTTTTGCTCTTGGCAGGAAATCAGGTGATCACGCCAGGCTTGATTCAGGAGTTTATCAAGCAAGCCTGGAGAATGGATACGGGAATCAAATCGCAAATCGCCCAGTTAACATTACCGGAAGATACGCCCACAAAAATTTTTATTTTCCCTCCGCATGCATCCGTACGGCTGGTGGCATTCTTAAAAAATGAATCCATCGACGAATCCACCGTACCCATCAATATTGAGGGGGAACAATTTCTTTTGCAAACGGTTGAGGGAGCGCCCGACGCTCGGCAAGCAGAGTGGGAGTTGATCCAGAAATACAAATTCCACTATACGCAGCTCATGGATAAATGGTTGAATTCGCATTTCTCATTGCCACTTTCTTCAGTG of Nitrospinota bacterium contains these proteins:
- a CDS encoding CDP-alcohol phosphatidyltransferase family protein, with translation MDSIRQAVILLSPLSSGYRILFEKDIAGLKIFQRLLLTLQRAGIDEFIILSKHLPEEERFKIDNSLRNDFRFKGNLTWTDQKRFLQKEDDASLRNLENSTGFLLLAGNQVITPGLIQEFIKQAWRMDTGIKSQIAQLTLPEDTPTKIFIFPPHASVRLVAFLKNESIDESTVPINIEGEQFLLQTVEGAPDARQAEWELIQKYKFHYTQLMDKWLNSHFSLPLSSVLVKTPLTPNQITLLGLLIGLSAGWFFSLGNYLGGLFGGILLAGTAIWDCCDGDVARLKFMESDFGETLDTSCDNIINVFIFTGMMIGTAQSQGMIYALVPFSLLGVGGLSVFALIYFPKGGKGNFFQESRMYGVIQVLASRNFIYIILIFAVCGRVDLFLWVAGIGSNLFAIVLFIEKRRLAMAARQHSKGILPSPAAESPQ
- a CDS encoding TonB family protein, with the translated sequence MKSGSAINLADMGAIPSERFWLHKSLLNQTRLNRFVLYSLIIHIVFLLLYWLMPAPSPVTPPNPIHVKFVEPEKSKSELEKGTIIDAPEPKKIEKPKTSELRASHDSRAQSNIKNSPDKEYRRKKTAVPKSSGVPTADKKLPTPPQKKISRSIAKKKAVESKQSFPITERGIFVPLAQDEPQNESESSLNAGTKGALSLLDGFDPDKYASLDTKTENLEDSDSGEDVSLDTTETQYASYFTRIKHQIERVWTYPSEAAQRGISGRLTLRFRISKDGNLVSARVVDKSGHEILDFAAIKAVKEAAPFYPFPANIKKDQLSILATFIYSPTYGLLKN